A DNA window from Xyrauchen texanus isolate HMW12.3.18 chromosome 6, RBS_HiC_50CHRs, whole genome shotgun sequence contains the following coding sequences:
- the LOC127644968 gene encoding cell division cycle protein 20 homolog isoform X1 yields the protein MLKRKALCFYLQGFEQLSLFASTVTMSQFGFENDIHNVLRLDMPITNAPMARWQRKASTSNSTNSNPLSLSPSKSANRSVSLSKTPSKTPGKSGKTQNTPSKAGGDRFIPTRNNNQLDMASFLISKENEPVEESPSAAANQKAWSVTLNGYDIEEAKILHLGGKPLNAPEGYQNNLKVLYSQVPTPVSSKKCRYIASVPERILDAPDIRNDFYLNLIDWGRQNMLAVGLTSDVYLWDAAAGDIVLLKKMEDEHSYICSVSWSKDGNFLAIGTSDCKVELWDVQYQKRLRIMDGHSARVGCLSWNDHILSSGSRSGLIHQHDVRVADHHIFSFGGHTQEVCGLTWSPDGKYLASGGNDNMVYIWAMTMGTEHQAIHALSEHQGAVKALAWCPWQPSILASGGGTSDRHIRIWNVNSGSCISALPTCSQISSLVFAPNYKELVSGHGFANDRVIIWNYPSLTKVVELEGHEDRVLNLSLSPDGSTVASLSADETIRLWKSFEKDPVKKPKTTSSIIQQHIR from the exons ATGTTGAAGAGAAAAGCTCTGTGTTTCTATCTTCAAGGTTTTGAACAGTTGTCAT TGTTTGCATCTACAGTAACCATGTCCCAATTTGGGTTTGAGAATGACATTCACAACGTCTTAAGGCTAGATATGCCTATCACTAACGCCCCGATGGCAAGGTGGCAGAGGAAGGCCAGCACATCCAACTCTACAAACTCAAACCCCCTCTCCCTCTCACCCAGCAAGAGTGCTAACAGATCAGTGAGCCTTTCTAAAACGCCTAGTAAAACACCAG GAAAAAGTGGCAAGACCCAAAACACACCATCTAAGGCAGGAGGAGATCGTTTTATCCCCACAAGAAATAACAATCAGTTGGATATGGCCAGTTTTCTTATTTCCAAAGAGAATGAGCCGGTTGAAGAGAGCCCCTCAGCAGCA GCAAATCAGAAAGCTTGGTCTGTGACACTAAATGGTTATGACATTGAAGAAGCAAAGATCTTACATTTAGGAGGAAAACCACTTAATGCACCTGAGG GTTATCAGAATAACTTGAAGGTTCTCTACAGCCAAGTGCCCACACCTGTCTCATCCAAGAAGTGCCGGTACATTGCCTCGGTTCCAGAGCGGATTCTAGATGCCCCTGATATCAGAAATGACTTTT ATCTGAACTTGATAGATTGGGGAAGGCAAAACATGTTGGCAGTTGGCCTTACCAGCGACGTGTATTTGTGGGATGCTGCTGCGGGGGACATAGTTTTATTGAAGAAAATGGAGGATGAACATAGTTATATCTGCTCAGTCTCTTGGAGCAAAGATGGCAATTTCTTGGCCATTGGGACCAGTGATTGTAAAGTTGAG ttgtGGGATGTGCAATACCAAAAACGTCTTCGCATTATGGATGGCCATTCGGCAAGAGTTGGTTGCTTGAGTTGGAATGATCACATTTTGTCTAG TGGCTCCAGATCTGGTTTGATTCATCAGCATGATGTTCGAGTAGCAGACCATCACATATTCTCCTTCGGGGGACACACTCAGGAAGTCTGTGGCCTTACCTGGTCTCCAGATGGGAAATATTTAGCTAGTGGTGGCAATGATAACATGGTGTACATTTGGGCAATGACAATGGGCACAGAGCATCAAGCTATCCATGCTCTCAGTGAACACCAAGGAGCAGTCAAG GCTTTGGCATGGTGCCCATGGCAACCTAGCATCCTTGCGTCAGGAGGGGGCACCAGTGACCGTCATATTCGCATCTGGAACGTCAATAGTGGCTCCTGTATCAGTGCCTTACCCACTTGTTCACAG ATATCATCTCTTGTGTTTGCTCCGAATTACAAAGAGTTGGTCTCAGGCCATGGTTTCGCTAATGACCGTGTTATCATCTGGAATTACCCCTCACTCACTAAAGTTGTGGAGCTTGAAG GACATGAAGACCGAGTTCTGAATTTGTCACTCAGTCCAGATGGTTCCACTGTGGCTTCTTTATCAGCTGATGAAACCATCAGACTTTGGAAGAGTTTCGAGAAGGATCCTGTCAAGAAACCCAAGACCACCAGCAGCATTATTCAGCAACATAttagataa
- the LOC127644968 gene encoding cell division cycle protein 20 homolog isoform X2: protein MSQFGFENDIHNVLRLDMPITNAPMARWQRKASTSNSTNSNPLSLSPSKSANRSVSLSKTPSKTPGKSGKTQNTPSKAGGDRFIPTRNNNQLDMASFLISKENEPVEESPSAAANQKAWSVTLNGYDIEEAKILHLGGKPLNAPEGYQNNLKVLYSQVPTPVSSKKCRYIASVPERILDAPDIRNDFYLNLIDWGRQNMLAVGLTSDVYLWDAAAGDIVLLKKMEDEHSYICSVSWSKDGNFLAIGTSDCKVELWDVQYQKRLRIMDGHSARVGCLSWNDHILSSGSRSGLIHQHDVRVADHHIFSFGGHTQEVCGLTWSPDGKYLASGGNDNMVYIWAMTMGTEHQAIHALSEHQGAVKALAWCPWQPSILASGGGTSDRHIRIWNVNSGSCISALPTCSQISSLVFAPNYKELVSGHGFANDRVIIWNYPSLTKVVELEGHEDRVLNLSLSPDGSTVASLSADETIRLWKSFEKDPVKKPKTTSSIIQQHIR, encoded by the exons ATGTCCCAATTTGGGTTTGAGAATGACATTCACAACGTCTTAAGGCTAGATATGCCTATCACTAACGCCCCGATGGCAAGGTGGCAGAGGAAGGCCAGCACATCCAACTCTACAAACTCAAACCCCCTCTCCCTCTCACCCAGCAAGAGTGCTAACAGATCAGTGAGCCTTTCTAAAACGCCTAGTAAAACACCAG GAAAAAGTGGCAAGACCCAAAACACACCATCTAAGGCAGGAGGAGATCGTTTTATCCCCACAAGAAATAACAATCAGTTGGATATGGCCAGTTTTCTTATTTCCAAAGAGAATGAGCCGGTTGAAGAGAGCCCCTCAGCAGCA GCAAATCAGAAAGCTTGGTCTGTGACACTAAATGGTTATGACATTGAAGAAGCAAAGATCTTACATTTAGGAGGAAAACCACTTAATGCACCTGAGG GTTATCAGAATAACTTGAAGGTTCTCTACAGCCAAGTGCCCACACCTGTCTCATCCAAGAAGTGCCGGTACATTGCCTCGGTTCCAGAGCGGATTCTAGATGCCCCTGATATCAGAAATGACTTTT ATCTGAACTTGATAGATTGGGGAAGGCAAAACATGTTGGCAGTTGGCCTTACCAGCGACGTGTATTTGTGGGATGCTGCTGCGGGGGACATAGTTTTATTGAAGAAAATGGAGGATGAACATAGTTATATCTGCTCAGTCTCTTGGAGCAAAGATGGCAATTTCTTGGCCATTGGGACCAGTGATTGTAAAGTTGAG ttgtGGGATGTGCAATACCAAAAACGTCTTCGCATTATGGATGGCCATTCGGCAAGAGTTGGTTGCTTGAGTTGGAATGATCACATTTTGTCTAG TGGCTCCAGATCTGGTTTGATTCATCAGCATGATGTTCGAGTAGCAGACCATCACATATTCTCCTTCGGGGGACACACTCAGGAAGTCTGTGGCCTTACCTGGTCTCCAGATGGGAAATATTTAGCTAGTGGTGGCAATGATAACATGGTGTACATTTGGGCAATGACAATGGGCACAGAGCATCAAGCTATCCATGCTCTCAGTGAACACCAAGGAGCAGTCAAG GCTTTGGCATGGTGCCCATGGCAACCTAGCATCCTTGCGTCAGGAGGGGGCACCAGTGACCGTCATATTCGCATCTGGAACGTCAATAGTGGCTCCTGTATCAGTGCCTTACCCACTTGTTCACAG ATATCATCTCTTGTGTTTGCTCCGAATTACAAAGAGTTGGTCTCAGGCCATGGTTTCGCTAATGACCGTGTTATCATCTGGAATTACCCCTCACTCACTAAAGTTGTGGAGCTTGAAG GACATGAAGACCGAGTTCTGAATTTGTCACTCAGTCCAGATGGTTCCACTGTGGCTTCTTTATCAGCTGATGAAACCATCAGACTTTGGAAGAGTTTCGAGAAGGATCCTGTCAAGAAACCCAAGACCACCAGCAGCATTATTCAGCAACATAttagataa
- the LOC127645750 gene encoding elongation of very long chain fatty acids protein 1-like, giving the protein MLGEVVSNVLKFYDYLLKRTDARVRDYPLMQSPIQMTLILLGYVLFVLYVGPRYMANRKPFHLNTTMIIYNFTMVAYNAYIVYEFLMSGWATTYTWRCDLCDPSSSPQALRMVRAAWLFYFSKYVELLDTVFFVLRKKHNQVTFLHIFHHSILPWTWWWGVTLTPAGGMGSFHAMVNACVHVIMYTYYGLAAAGSRFHKYLWWKKYLTAIQLIQFVLVSVHISQYYFMEKCDYQVPIFIHLIWIYGTLFFILFSNFWIQAYIKGKRLPVSSEDKPKQNGITTVIELAPVANGKHLENGTVHYTNGFAHNGKVKEV; this is encoded by the exons ATGTTGGGAGAGGTGGTTTCAAACGTCTTGAAGTTCTATGACTACCTTCTCAAACGAACTG ATGCCAGAGTGCGGGATTATCCGCTGATGCAGAGTCCCATACAGATGACCCTCATCTTGCTGGGATACGTGCTCTTCGTTCTATATGTGGGACCAAGATACATGGCCAATCGCAAACCTTTCCATCTCAACACAACAATGATCATCTATAATTTCACAATGGTGGCCTATAATGCCTACATTGTTTACGAG TTCTTGATGTCTGGTTGGGCAACAACATACACCTGGAGATGTGACCTCTGTGACCCCTCCAGCAGCCCACAAGCACTCAGA ATGGTTCGAGCTGCCTGGTTGTTCTATTTTTCTAAATATGTTGAACTTCTTGATACG GTGTTTTTTGTGTTGAGAAAGAAGCACAATCAGGTGACATTCCTGCACATCTTCCATCATTCCATCTTACCCTGGACGTGGTGGTGGGGCGTCACTCTCACTCCTG CTGGTGGAATGGGTTCCTTCCATGCTATGGTAAATGCATGTGTCCACGTCATCATGTACACCTATTACGGTCTGGCTGCTGCAGGATCACGCTTCCATAAGTATCTGTGGTGGAAGAAGTACTTGACTGCAATCCAGCTG ATTCAGTTTGTGCTGGTGTCTGTCCATATATCTCAGTATTACTTCATGGAAAAGTGTGACTACCAGGTTCCCATTTTTATTCATCTCATCTGGATCTACGGCACCCTTTTCTTTATCCTCTTCTCCAACTTCTGGATCCAGGCCTATATAAAGGGCAAGCGACTACCTGTTAGCAGCGAGGACAAACCCAAACAGAATGGCATTACCACTGTGATTGAGCTGGCTCCAGTGGCCAACGGCAAACACTTGGAAAATGGCACTGTGCACTACACTAATGGATTTGCCCACAATGGGAAAGTAAAGGAGGTCTAA